Proteins found in one Polyangiaceae bacterium genomic segment:
- the cas1 gene encoding CRISPR-associated endonuclease Cas1 — translation MTSSSRAPSSAPAPPSGRAKPLPRKLPTLDVPALVPARMVNEVLYCERLMALEWVQGEFSDNRFTVEGRAVHKRADKPGRALPPPTKVDDEDDAVPEVEPPPYQARSVWLSSERLGLTAKIDVVDVAEGAVQPIEYKRGKRPNVREGAYLPERAQLCAQVLLLRDSGYRCDEAAIYFAADRQRVPIAITADLIATTERAIQRVRELGAKGELPPPLVDNPKCNGCSLVGICLPDEVTLLQTLERGAPPTAADEPEPAPLLDDSELYGPLDPDPWDLTGPEPELRRLHPARDDKLPVYVQEQGARITLDGERVCIQRPKANALEARLVNTSQVSVFGNVQITSQALRALLERGIPVSYFSYGGWLLGRATGHDSKNVELRLAQYAGATDSATCLRLARGFVVSKIQNCRTLLRRNHREPDATVLFELKQLARKAAEAESLASLLGIEGTAARFYFGAFTGMLKEDSEIRETFDLDGRNRRPPRDPINALLSFSYALLTKDFTVTLARVGLDPLLGFYHQPRFGRAALALDLMEEFRPIVADSVVVTAINNGEIQPDDFAVTPVAAALKPGARKRLILAYERRMDQLVTHPVFGYRISYRRVLEVQARLLGRMLLGEVEEYPAFRTR, via the coding sequence ATGACCTCCTCCTCCCGCGCCCCCAGCAGCGCACCCGCACCGCCCAGCGGTCGCGCAAAGCCGCTGCCTCGCAAGCTGCCGACGCTGGACGTGCCCGCGCTGGTACCCGCTCGCATGGTCAACGAGGTCCTCTACTGCGAGCGGCTGATGGCGCTCGAGTGGGTGCAGGGCGAGTTCAGCGACAACCGGTTCACGGTGGAGGGGCGCGCCGTTCACAAGCGTGCAGACAAACCCGGGCGCGCGCTTCCGCCCCCAACGAAGGTCGACGACGAGGACGATGCCGTTCCCGAAGTCGAGCCCCCACCGTACCAGGCCCGTTCAGTATGGCTGTCTTCCGAGCGTCTGGGCTTGACCGCAAAGATCGACGTGGTGGACGTGGCCGAAGGTGCGGTGCAGCCCATCGAGTACAAGCGCGGCAAGCGGCCAAATGTCCGCGAGGGCGCGTATCTCCCGGAGCGGGCCCAGCTCTGCGCACAGGTGCTGCTGCTCCGGGACTCGGGCTACCGCTGCGACGAGGCCGCCATCTACTTCGCGGCAGATCGCCAGCGGGTACCCATTGCGATCACTGCGGATCTGATCGCCACCACTGAGCGCGCCATCCAGCGGGTAAGGGAGCTTGGCGCGAAGGGCGAGCTCCCACCGCCGCTTGTGGACAACCCGAAGTGCAACGGCTGCTCGCTGGTCGGCATCTGCTTGCCGGACGAGGTGACGCTGCTTCAGACCCTGGAGCGCGGCGCACCTCCCACAGCGGCGGATGAGCCGGAGCCGGCGCCGCTGCTGGATGACAGTGAGCTCTACGGCCCGTTGGACCCCGATCCGTGGGACCTCACTGGTCCGGAGCCCGAGCTTCGTCGGCTGCACCCGGCGCGCGACGACAAGCTACCGGTGTACGTGCAAGAGCAGGGCGCCCGCATCACGTTGGACGGCGAGCGTGTGTGCATCCAGCGCCCGAAGGCCAACGCGCTGGAAGCGCGCTTGGTCAACACCTCGCAGGTGTCAGTGTTCGGCAACGTGCAGATCACCTCTCAGGCGCTCCGTGCGTTGCTCGAGCGCGGGATCCCCGTCTCGTACTTCTCCTATGGCGGCTGGCTCCTGGGGCGCGCCACCGGACACGACTCCAAGAACGTGGAGCTGCGTTTGGCGCAGTACGCCGGCGCCACGGACTCCGCCACATGCTTGAGGCTCGCCCGTGGCTTCGTCGTCTCCAAGATCCAGAACTGCCGCACGCTGTTGCGGCGCAATCACCGCGAGCCCGACGCCACCGTGCTCTTCGAGCTCAAGCAGCTCGCCCGTAAGGCGGCGGAAGCTGAATCGCTTGCCAGCCTGTTGGGCATAGAAGGTACGGCAGCGCGATTCTACTTCGGAGCGTTCACCGGGATGCTCAAAGAAGACTCGGAGATCCGTGAGACCTTCGACCTGGACGGTCGGAACCGGCGCCCGCCGCGCGATCCCATCAACGCGCTCCTGTCGTTCTCGTACGCCCTGCTCACGAAAGACTTCACGGTCACTCTCGCCAGGGTTGGGCTCGATCCACTCCTTGGCTTCTATCACCAGCCGCGCTTCGGACGCGCCGCGCTGGCGCTGGATCTGATGGAGGAGTTCCGGCCCATCGTGGCGGATTCGGTGGTGGTCACCGCCATCAACAACGGTGAGATCCAGCCCGACGACTTCGCCGTGACGCCCGTCGCTGCCGCTCTCAA
- the cas5u6u gene encoding type I-U CRISPR-associated protein Cas5/Cas6 — protein MLRLAFEFPAGRYHATPWGRHVNEGVVEWPPSPWRIVRALIATGFNKLGWSVVPAEAEALVARLSSKPPAYWLPPAAAAHTRHYMPVFKGSPDKVIDAFAYVGTGVLGVEWPVELTVEEERMLDLLLPRFTYLGRAESWVDARRIGAMPEGLEHCAHSDAAPGCGYDRIELLAALTAEDYADWRAAAFEREQQRTLDAERERATQKNKAPPKKLGKKQLARLNDLLPPTLVDALCVDTAALQKAGWSQPPGARSLAYWRRSDALAHTVSSDSGESRRQGVDTALLAISSDTANGEALPNLTDALRRAEMLHGCLVSAASKHGKGPASSLTGKDSRQERLLGHRHAHIIPVALDDPRRIDHFLIHAQMGFEPAALIALRMVRKTYAKNLPPLFLTLAGLGTRKDFERLVPQVGSAVSWVSATPFVPPRHLKRRGANSLEGQIRAELESRGLPSPMRVEVEIERGRQREYAGLDLFWSLWRQRTGMVSVAEERSDATPPARLSTRWRHFRRERSRENRRPPVAAGFGLRLVFSDSVPGPIALGYASHFGLGLFEPETEAAALAAE, from the coding sequence ATGCTGCGCCTTGCATTCGAGTTTCCGGCGGGTCGCTATCACGCGACGCCTTGGGGCCGGCACGTCAACGAGGGCGTGGTGGAGTGGCCACCGAGCCCTTGGCGCATCGTCCGCGCGTTGATCGCGACTGGGTTCAACAAGCTCGGCTGGTCAGTAGTGCCCGCCGAAGCGGAGGCGCTGGTCGCGCGGCTCTCCAGCAAACCTCCGGCCTATTGGCTACCCCCTGCGGCCGCCGCGCACACGCGGCACTACATGCCAGTATTCAAGGGCTCGCCCGACAAGGTCATCGACGCATTCGCGTATGTCGGCACAGGGGTGTTGGGAGTCGAGTGGCCTGTGGAGCTCACTGTCGAGGAGGAGCGCATGCTGGACCTACTGCTGCCTCGCTTCACGTACCTGGGGCGTGCGGAATCTTGGGTGGACGCACGCCGCATTGGTGCCATGCCGGAAGGGTTGGAACACTGCGCGCATTCTGATGCAGCTCCAGGCTGCGGCTACGATCGCATCGAGTTGCTCGCAGCACTGACAGCGGAGGACTACGCGGATTGGCGAGCAGCCGCGTTCGAACGGGAGCAACAGAGAACACTCGACGCCGAACGGGAACGAGCCACGCAAAAGAACAAGGCGCCACCCAAGAAGCTGGGCAAGAAGCAACTGGCTCGACTGAACGACCTATTGCCGCCCACCCTTGTGGATGCACTTTGCGTCGACACCGCCGCGTTGCAGAAGGCGGGTTGGAGCCAACCGCCAGGCGCACGCTCCCTCGCATACTGGCGTCGGAGCGACGCGCTGGCTCACACAGTCTCGAGCGACAGCGGCGAATCCCGACGGCAGGGAGTGGACACAGCACTGTTGGCGATCTCTTCCGACACGGCCAACGGCGAAGCACTTCCGAATCTCACCGACGCTCTTCGACGGGCGGAGATGCTCCACGGTTGCTTGGTTTCCGCTGCTTCGAAGCACGGCAAAGGGCCTGCCAGCTCGCTGACGGGAAAGGACTCGCGCCAGGAACGGCTTTTGGGGCATCGACATGCTCACATCATCCCGGTGGCGCTGGACGACCCGCGGCGCATCGACCATTTCCTCATTCATGCACAAATGGGATTCGAGCCTGCAGCGCTGATCGCGCTTCGAATGGTTCGGAAGACCTACGCCAAGAACCTCCCGCCGCTGTTCCTGACGCTGGCCGGGCTGGGAACGCGAAAGGACTTCGAGCGGCTCGTTCCGCAAGTGGGCTCGGCCGTTTCATGGGTTAGCGCCACGCCCTTCGTTCCGCCTCGGCACTTGAAGCGCCGGGGCGCGAACTCCCTGGAGGGCCAGATTCGAGCCGAGCTGGAGTCGCGCGGCTTGCCGTCGCCGATGCGCGTGGAGGTAGAGATCGAGCGAGGCAGGCAGCGGGAATACGCCGGGTTGGACCTTTTCTGGTCGCTCTGGCGCCAGCGTACCGGGATGGTCTCCGTGGCCGAGGAGCGCTCAGACGCCACACCGCCAGCGCGCCTATCTACGCGTTGGCGACACTTCAGGCGCGAGCGATCCCGAGAGAACCGTCGCCCACCAGTGGCAGCAGGCTTTGGTTTGCGACTTGTGTTCAGCGACTCCGTCCCGGGACCGATCGCGCTTGGATACGCGTCCCACTTCGGTTTGGGTTTGTTCGAACCCGAGACGGAGGCGGCTGCCCTGGCCGCCGAGTAG
- the cas7u gene encoding type I-U CRISPR-associated protein Cas7 gives MSLNLSAVLPDKEPRPNRILIEADLRPVQGSRFQPTGFPDLGAAVFDTHDGTRLLVESPQSMANRLEAMCWDPAGHALVPELQGLSYVRVEQDGSYLTSSITEAHRLNSPYILEGKDSAFFNQLKEETEGFAKGPLDMPRLAGVIMKYDVNALIHGLFLAKKELAGGRLRVPRALSAFVEAGGVRVAASGGVKNDHVNPQGDAKTGFGNVPFQRDEYTAEKITAYFNVDLAQIRGYGLGSQGEQLLVTLALYKVAKLLDGHLRFRTACDLEVAAAPRVTRPEGFALPSIGTLRDAVPGLIKACSSQFSGDNGVTLVNYAA, from the coding sequence ATGAGTCTGAATCTGTCAGCAGTCCTGCCCGACAAAGAACCGCGCCCCAATCGCATCCTGATCGAGGCGGACCTAAGGCCCGTGCAGGGGTCGCGGTTCCAGCCGACCGGATTCCCTGACTTGGGAGCTGCCGTTTTCGATACCCATGACGGAACGCGGCTCTTGGTCGAGAGCCCGCAGAGCATGGCCAATCGCCTGGAGGCGATGTGTTGGGATCCTGCCGGGCACGCGCTGGTTCCGGAGCTCCAGGGTCTGTCGTACGTCCGAGTGGAACAAGACGGCTCGTACCTCACCAGCTCGATCACTGAAGCACACCGCCTGAACTCGCCCTACATCCTCGAGGGGAAGGACAGTGCGTTCTTCAATCAGCTGAAGGAGGAGACCGAGGGGTTTGCGAAGGGGCCGCTCGACATGCCGCGACTCGCAGGCGTCATCATGAAGTATGACGTCAATGCGCTGATTCACGGGCTCTTCTTGGCGAAGAAGGAGTTGGCGGGTGGGCGTCTGCGCGTCCCACGTGCGCTTTCGGCGTTCGTCGAAGCGGGCGGCGTACGGGTTGCGGCGTCCGGCGGTGTGAAGAACGACCACGTCAATCCGCAGGGAGACGCCAAGACGGGATTCGGAAACGTGCCCTTCCAGCGTGACGAGTACACGGCGGAGAAAATCACTGCGTACTTCAACGTCGACCTTGCCCAGATCCGCGGCTACGGCCTGGGATCTCAGGGCGAACAACTGCTCGTCACGCTCGCCCTCTACAAGGTCGCGAAGCTGCTCGACGGGCACCTCCGCTTCCGTACGGCCTGCGATCTCGAAGTCGCGGCCGCTCCGCGTGTGACGCGCCCGGAAGGCTTTGCGCTTCCAAGCATTGGCACGCTGCGCGACGCAGTGCCGGGTCTCATCAAGGCATGTAGCTCGCAGTTCAGCGGCGACAACGGCGTTACTCTCGTCAACTACGCGGCCTGA
- the csx17 gene encoding type I-U CRISPR-associated protein Csx17, whose amino-acid sequence MSVQIHLLEGCAPAPLAHYLKGLAVLRLVAEQKDAAARGFWKADRFHLATVLDQNGLERFFLEEYVPTPLLAPWNGGSGFYPKDNKSGFEPMSHAAAPRFAPYRQAIALAEELVGDRDERPAGDDKVAMIRRARSSWRGALLDWLGAALVLTDGKRQVQYPALLGTGGNDGRLDFTNNQMQRLVELFDVDSGAPRSGCSEMLRGALFGQATHGLGSFSVGQFYPGAAGGANASSGFGGGSLVNPWDFVLMLEGAMLLEVAAVRRLDAQGLAQAAAPFAVQSQAEGYASAAPSDESARGEQWMPLWERAATVQDVRALFAEGRMQTGRHRARRALDAARAVSLLGVSRGISAFERFAFAERNGQANLAVPVGRWPVVAQPRVRLLEEIDQWVGALRSRANGPGAPAALQRAVHRMAGAMFSVCRENRPARWGELLEELGAAEDLLVARPKSAVELRLQPLPRLSPDWILAAFDDTPEFRLAVAVASQSAPSDRKRPVEQRLGPIRANCVPLDPTHFARFNATAHGLVQDPSVVWQSRDAVSDLAAVVLRRITDAARKGHEGFPLSGLVPVRLDDVDAFLVGQLDLRRFGRLARGLMALDWRKREEIRGATSWATQRVPLASSAPLYALFRLLYAAPSRDVVLRPDPAPVRMLVGGRLQDAGRAALARHVALGLRPKLHHVIGNEKLAKRIAAAMAFPVSDHDRERLLAQIAKRTRSDGAVASQSAPSAASIKEEP is encoded by the coding sequence ATGAGCGTGCAGATTCACTTGCTCGAGGGTTGCGCTCCCGCGCCGCTCGCCCACTACCTGAAAGGGTTGGCGGTTCTTCGACTTGTTGCAGAGCAGAAGGACGCTGCAGCACGTGGGTTCTGGAAGGCCGACCGATTCCACCTCGCGACGGTGCTGGATCAGAATGGCCTCGAACGCTTCTTCCTCGAGGAATACGTGCCAACTCCGCTGCTGGCTCCTTGGAACGGCGGTAGTGGCTTCTACCCGAAGGACAACAAGTCCGGCTTCGAACCTATGTCCCACGCGGCTGCGCCACGCTTCGCGCCTTACAGACAAGCTATCGCGCTGGCGGAGGAGTTGGTGGGAGATCGCGACGAACGACCCGCCGGCGACGACAAGGTCGCGATGATCCGGCGGGCTCGCTCCTCCTGGCGCGGCGCGCTACTAGATTGGCTCGGTGCGGCCTTGGTGTTGACCGACGGAAAGCGCCAGGTTCAGTACCCTGCGCTTCTCGGAACCGGGGGCAACGACGGCCGGCTCGATTTCACGAACAATCAAATGCAGCGGCTGGTGGAGTTGTTCGACGTGGATAGCGGCGCTCCGCGAAGTGGGTGTTCCGAAATGCTGCGGGGAGCGCTCTTCGGGCAGGCGACCCATGGGCTCGGCAGCTTCTCCGTAGGGCAGTTCTATCCGGGAGCTGCGGGTGGGGCGAACGCCAGTAGTGGCTTTGGCGGCGGGTCCCTCGTGAACCCGTGGGACTTCGTCCTCATGCTCGAGGGCGCCATGCTGCTGGAGGTTGCGGCGGTACGCCGTCTGGATGCGCAAGGGCTGGCCCAGGCCGCTGCACCTTTCGCCGTGCAGTCTCAAGCGGAAGGCTACGCCAGCGCGGCTCCGTCGGACGAATCCGCGCGAGGTGAGCAGTGGATGCCGCTCTGGGAGCGGGCCGCCACGGTGCAGGACGTACGAGCCTTGTTTGCCGAAGGTCGCATGCAGACCGGTAGGCACCGAGCGAGACGCGCGCTAGATGCCGCGCGCGCGGTGTCCTTGCTTGGTGTTTCCCGCGGGATTTCGGCGTTTGAACGCTTCGCTTTTGCTGAACGCAACGGTCAGGCGAACCTGGCCGTTCCAGTGGGGCGGTGGCCTGTGGTGGCGCAACCACGGGTGCGCTTGCTCGAGGAAATCGATCAGTGGGTCGGAGCCCTGCGCAGCCGCGCGAATGGTCCAGGCGCGCCGGCTGCACTTCAGCGGGCTGTGCATCGCATGGCCGGAGCCATGTTCAGCGTGTGCCGGGAGAATCGGCCGGCCCGGTGGGGTGAGCTGTTGGAGGAGCTGGGAGCGGCGGAGGACCTCCTCGTTGCGCGACCGAAGTCGGCTGTCGAGCTGCGGCTGCAACCTTTGCCGCGGCTTTCGCCGGACTGGATCCTCGCTGCATTCGACGACACGCCAGAGTTCAGACTAGCGGTCGCGGTGGCTTCCCAGTCTGCGCCAAGCGATCGAAAGAGGCCCGTCGAGCAGCGACTGGGCCCGATTCGCGCCAATTGCGTCCCGCTCGACCCAACGCACTTCGCCCGCTTCAACGCGACGGCGCACGGGCTGGTGCAAGACCCGAGCGTTGTATGGCAGAGCCGCGATGCGGTGAGCGATCTCGCTGCTGTCGTGCTCAGGCGCATCACGGACGCCGCACGCAAAGGGCACGAAGGGTTCCCGCTCAGTGGTTTGGTGCCGGTACGTCTCGACGACGTAGATGCGTTCCTCGTCGGCCAGCTGGACTTGCGCCGATTCGGCCGTCTCGCACGTGGACTCATGGCGCTGGACTGGCGGAAGCGGGAGGAAATCCGCGGGGCAACAAGCTGGGCGACTCAGCGTGTGCCGCTCGCATCGTCGGCGCCGCTGTACGCGCTGTTTCGCTTGCTCTACGCCGCGCCGAGTAGGGACGTGGTGCTGCGTCCCGACCCCGCGCCGGTGCGGATGTTGGTGGGAGGGCGCCTGCAAGACGCCGGAAGAGCCGCGCTCGCACGGCATGTCGCGCTGGGGCTCCGTCCGAAGCTCCACCACGTTATCGGAAACGAAAAGCTAGCCAAGCGAATAGCTGCCGCGATGGCGTTTCCAGTCTCTGACCATGACCGCGAGCGCCTGCTCGCGCAGATCGCGAAACGTACCCGCAGCGACGGCGCTGTGGCGAGCCAAAGCGCTCCGAGCGCTGCGAGCATCAAGGAGGAACCATGA